Proteins encoded in a region of the Buchnera aphidicola (Phyllaphis fagi) genome:
- the pta gene encoding phosphate acetyltransferase, which yields MKRTIMLIPVSKNIGLTTISLGLIDFFEKLKLDIVFFKPFYESRVSPINLDDTSFILNKYFSTPFINSSNINQKFFILEKLKKKYLLKKSISLYLNYKKYYDILLIEGIKSNNSEYNSIHHLNLDLAYHINSDIIFILSNDKSYNIDFFLNKIKNLKIKSNILGIIINNIFLNYQEIYIKNIKKNKIYKNEFENTNHIPIIGNILWNKDLVFFPIIKMFQSFQVHKIVKINFNVNLVKLFILYNDLVFDYKIDYSRSIIIIPYDIFLKKFIHIINKKLDYLNFYAVLLTNVININQFQCSCLRKIKKLKISIFYTLLNINVIRYIITGFNLSILEYNYSQIKQSNNYIANFFNKKYILSKKLNTQNANYISSTSFIHHLKIHARKINKCILLPEGSEIRIIQAASIVHKLRIARCILLGNIYEIHQIALSNNIILSKNINIIDPIYIYSHYITRFMQLRYKKGITQDLAKSSIYHSNIVLGSLMLHSGEVDGVVCGVKYTSFDVLRSAFQIIGTNKKENISLVSSVFFMLLKDYVLVYGDCAININPNAQQLSEIAIQAADLSKHFGIEPRIAMLSYSTGLSSQGVTVEKVRKATLLIRKKRPDLIVDGPIQYDASINKSIAYIKSPVSPLLGSATVLIFPDLNSGNITYKAVQQSSKINSIGPILQGLTRPINDLSRGASINDIVYTIAVTAIQSNQKNIL from the coding sequence GTGAAACGTACTATAATGTTAATTCCGGTTTCAAAAAATATTGGTTTAACCACTATTAGTTTAGGTTTAATTGATTTTTTTGAAAAATTAAAATTAGATATTGTATTTTTTAAACCATTTTACGAATCACGTGTTTCTCCTATCAATCTTGATGATACTAGTTTTATTTTAAATAAGTATTTTTCAACTCCTTTTATTAACTCAAGCAATATAAATCAGAAATTTTTTATTTTAGAAAAATTAAAAAAAAAATATTTATTAAAAAAAAGTATATCTTTATATTTAAATTATAAAAAATATTATGATATTTTATTAATTGAAGGTATAAAAAGTAATAATTCAGAATATAATAGTATTCATCATTTAAATTTAGATTTAGCATATCATATAAATTCTGATATAATTTTTATATTATCTAATGATAAATCTTATAATATAGATTTTTTTTTAAATAAAATAAAAAATTTAAAAATTAAAAGCAATATCTTAGGAATTATAATTAATAATATTTTTTTAAATTATCAAGAAATATATATAAAAAATATTAAAAAAAATAAGATATATAAAAATGAATTTGAAAATACTAATCATATACCAATTATAGGTAATATTTTATGGAATAAAGATTTAGTATTTTTTCCAATTATTAAAATGTTTCAATCTTTTCAAGTTCATAAAATTGTAAAAATAAATTTTAATGTTAATTTAGTGAAATTATTTATATTATATAATGATTTAGTTTTTGATTATAAAATAGATTATTCTCGTTCAATTATTATTATTCCATATGATATTTTTTTAAAAAAATTTATACATATTATAAATAAAAAATTAGATTATTTAAATTTTTATGCTGTATTATTAACTAATGTAATAAATATTAATCAATTTCAATGCAGTTGTTTGAGAAAGATTAAAAAATTAAAAATTTCTATTTTTTATACTTTATTAAATATTAATGTTATTAGATATATTATTACAGGATTTAATTTAAGTATTTTAGAATATAATTATAGTCAAATAAAACAATCAAATAATTATATTGCTAATTTTTTTAATAAAAAGTATATTTTATCTAAGAAATTAAATACTCAAAATGCTAATTATATATCATCTACTTCATTTATACACCATTTAAAAATACATGCTAGAAAAATTAATAAATGTATTTTGTTACCTGAAGGAAGTGAAATTCGTATTATTCAAGCTGCGTCTATAGTTCATAAATTAAGGATTGCTAGATGTATATTATTAGGAAATATTTATGAAATACATCAAATTGCATTATCAAATAATATTATTTTATCAAAAAATATTAATATTATTGATCCTATATATATATATTCTCATTATATTACTAGATTCATGCAATTACGTTATAAAAAGGGTATAACTCAGGATTTAGCAAAATCAAGTATTTATCATAGTAATATAGTTTTAGGGTCTTTAATGTTACATTCTGGTGAAGTAGATGGAGTAGTATGTGGAGTAAAGTATACTAGTTTTGATGTATTACGGTCTGCGTTTCAGATTATTGGAACTAATAAAAAAGAAAATATTTCTTTAGTTTCTTCAGTTTTCTTTATGTTATTAAAAGATTATGTATTAGTATATGGAGATTGTGCAATTAATATAAACCCAAATGCTCAACAGTTATCTGAAATAGCTATTCAAGCCGCAGATTTATCTAAACATTTTGGTATAGAACCTAGAATTGCCATGCTTTCTTATTCGACTGGTTTGTCAAGTCAAGGAGTAACAGTCGAAAAAGTAAGAAAAGCTACTTTATTAATTAGAAAGAAAAGACCTGATTTAATTGTTGATGGTCCGATTCAATATGATGCATCAATAAATAAATCAATTGCATATATTAAATCTCCAGTATCTCCTTTATTAGGTAGTGCTACAGTATTAATTTTTCCTGATTTAAATTCTGGTAATATTACATATAAAGCTGTTCAACAATCTTCGAAAATTAATTCAATAGGTCCTATTTTACAAGGTTTAACAAGACCGATAAATGATTTATCTCGAGGCGCATCTATTAATGATATTGTTTACACAATTGCAGTAACTGCAATTCAATCTAATCAAAAGAATATTCTATGA
- the yfaE gene encoding class I ribonucleotide reductase maintenance protein YfaE yields MNLNILNYNKKHYIITIYNKKYKINKKYKKHSLLEILKLNHINIIYQCQKGYCGTCRVKLIKGKIKYFNNNFIAFLNPGEILSCYCTISSDIEISI; encoded by the coding sequence ATGAATTTAAACATTTTAAATTATAATAAAAAACATTATATTATTACAATATATAATAAAAAATATAAAATTAATAAAAAATATAAAAAACATTCATTATTAGAAATATTAAAATTAAATCACATTAATATAATTTATCAATGTCAAAAAGGATACTGTGGAACATGTCGAGTAAAATTAATCAAAGGAAAAATTAAATATTTTAATAATAATTTTATTGCTTTTCTAAACCCAGGAGAAATTTTATCTTGCTATTGTACAATAAGTAGTGATATTGAAATTTCTATATAA
- the nrdB gene encoding class Ia ribonucleoside-diphosphate reductase subunit beta, with the protein MSYTTFSKKKNNQLKEPMFFGQSVNIARYDQQKYKIFEQLIEKQLSFFWRPEEIDLSKDRIDFQQLKEHEKHIFISNLQYQTLLDSIQGRSPNIAFLPIISIPELETWIETWSFSETIHSRSYTHIIRNIVNNPSVIFDNIISNSNICNRAKDISQYYDTLITMTGYWHLFGSGNYKIKDNKNIKINLKSLKKALYLCLININVLEAIRFYVSFACSFAFAESELMEGNAKIIRLIARDEALHLTGTQHIINILKNHENDKDMIQIINNSKEESMNLFIQAAQQEKQWAEYLFKDGSILGLNKNILWKYIEYITNMRMQAINLPIVFKKQKNPIPWINNWLMSDNVQIAPQEVENSSYLIGQIDAEIKKDEFKHFKL; encoded by the coding sequence ATGTCATATACAACTTTTTCTAAAAAAAAAAACAATCAATTAAAAGAACCCATGTTTTTTGGACAATCTGTCAATATAGCTAGATATGATCAACAAAAATATAAAATTTTTGAACAATTAATAGAAAAACAATTATCATTTTTTTGGCGACCAGAAGAAATAGATTTATCTAAAGATCGTATTGATTTTCAACAATTAAAAGAACATGAAAAACATATTTTTATTAGTAACTTACAATATCAAACATTATTAGATTCTATTCAAGGTCGTAGTCCAAATATAGCTTTTTTACCTATTATTTCTATTCCTGAATTAGAAACATGGATAGAAACATGGTCTTTTTCTGAAACTATTCATTCAAGATCATATACACACATTATTCGAAATATTGTAAATAATCCTTCAGTAATATTTGATAATATAATTTCTAACAGCAATATCTGTAATCGAGCCAAGGATATATCCCAATATTATGATACTTTAATAACTATGACAGGATATTGGCATTTATTTGGATCAGGAAATTATAAAATAAAAGATAATAAAAATATTAAAATAAATCTTAAATCACTTAAAAAAGCATTATATTTATGTCTAATTAATATTAATGTTCTTGAAGCAATTCGGTTTTATGTTAGTTTTGCTTGTTCTTTTGCATTTGCAGAATCTGAATTAATGGAAGGTAATGCAAAAATCATTAGATTAATTGCAAGAGATGAAGCCTTACATCTTACAGGTACTCAACACATTATAAATATCTTAAAAAATCACGAAAATGATAAAGATATGATTCAAATTATTAATAATTCTAAAGAAGAATCAATGAATTTGTTTATACAAGCTGCACAACAAGAAAAACAATGGGCTGAATATTTATTTAAAGATGGATCTATATTAGGGTTAAATAAAAATATTCTATGGAAATATATAGAGTACATTACTAATATGAGAATGCAAGCTATTAATTTACCCATTGTTTTCAAGAAACAAAAAAACCCTATTCCATGGATTAATAATTGGTTAATGTCAGATAATGTACAAATAGCTCCTCAAGAAGTAGAAAACAGTTCATACTTAATAGGACAAATAGATGCTGAAATAAAAAAAGATGAATTTAAACATTTTAAATTATAA
- the nrdA gene encoding class 1a ribonucleoside-diphosphate reductase subunit alpha gives MNQPLLVTKRNGKKENINFKKINKILTLASKKLKNISISQIESNSKIQFYNNIKTVKIHEIIIKCSADLISKKTPNYQYLAARLSIFYLRKEAYGQFQPPTLYQHIKNMVKLKKYDAHLLHSYSKQEYDHMDSFINHNRDMNFSYAAVKQLEGKYLIKNRITGKIYESAQFLYILIAACLFSKYPKSNRMKYVKNFYNAISTFKISLPTPIMSGVRTPTRQFSSCVLIECADSLNSINATSSAIIKYISQRAGIGINVGQIRAIGSAIRNGENFHTGCIPFFKHFQTAVKSCSQGGIRGGSATLFYPIWHLEVESLIVLKNNRGIEENRVRHVDYGIQINELMYSRMLSQEYITLFSPSDVPKLYKYFFSNQKKFKKLYIKYENDKNIRKKKVKAIDLFTLIMQERTSTGRIYIQNVDHCNSHSAFNPNIAPIKQSNLCLEITLPTSPIHDIYDQKAEIALCTLSAFNLGAIKHLEELKELSDLIVRALDAVIDYQKYPIFAAEKGAKKRRSLGIGVINFAYYLAKNNVRYSDGSANNLTHKTFEYIQYYLLLASCNLAKEKGPCDWFNQTNYYQGILPIDTYKKHIDSICHEPLHLDWKKIKNKIKKYGLRNSTLSAIMPSETSSQISNATNGIEPPRSCITIKASKDGMLKQVIPEYEKLKSKYEFLWDIPNNIGYLRLVGIMQKFIDQSISTNTNYDPKKFPNNKIPMKILLQDLLISYQLGLKTLYYQNTRDSFKDHNKYQNFNDNDDFHCSGGSCIL, from the coding sequence ATGAATCAACCTTTATTAGTAACAAAAAGAAATGGTAAGAAAGAAAATATTAATTTTAAAAAAATTAATAAAATATTAACATTAGCATCAAAAAAATTAAAAAATATTTCTATATCTCAAATCGAATCAAATTCTAAAATACAATTTTACAATAACATAAAAACTGTAAAAATTCATGAAATTATAATTAAATGTTCTGCAGATTTAATATCTAAAAAAACACCTAATTATCAATATTTAGCAGCACGATTATCTATTTTTTATCTCCGAAAAGAAGCATATGGACAATTTCAACCTCCTACATTATATCAACATATAAAAAATATGGTCAAACTTAAAAAATATGATGCACACCTTCTTCATAGTTATTCTAAACAAGAATATGACCATATGGATTCTTTTATAAATCATAATCGAGATATGAATTTTTCATATGCAGCAGTAAAACAATTAGAAGGAAAATATCTCATTAAAAATAGAATTACTGGAAAAATCTACGAAAGCGCACAATTTCTATATATTCTTATTGCAGCATGTTTATTTTCAAAATACCCTAAATCTAATAGAATGAAATATGTAAAAAATTTTTATAATGCTATATCTACTTTTAAAATTTCGTTACCTACACCAATTATGTCTGGCGTTCGTACCCCAACGCGTCAATTTAGTTCTTGTGTTTTAATTGAATGTGCAGATAGTTTAAATTCAATCAATGCTACTTCAAGTGCTATTATAAAATACATATCACAAAGAGCTGGAATTGGAATAAATGTTGGGCAAATAAGAGCTATTGGTAGTGCTATTCGCAATGGAGAAAATTTTCATACAGGATGTATACCATTTTTCAAACATTTTCAAACAGCAGTAAAATCCTGTTCACAAGGAGGAATCAGAGGAGGATCAGCAACTTTATTTTATCCAATATGGCATCTAGAAGTAGAAAGTTTAATTGTTTTAAAAAATAATAGAGGAATAGAAGAAAATAGAGTACGACATGTTGACTACGGTATACAAATAAATGAATTAATGTATTCAAGAATGTTATCTCAGGAGTATATTACATTATTTAGTCCATCAGATGTTCCAAAATTATATAAGTATTTTTTTTCTAATCAAAAAAAATTTAAAAAATTATATATAAAATATGAAAATGATAAAAATATAAGAAAAAAAAAAGTTAAAGCTATAGATTTATTTACATTAATTATGCAAGAAAGAACATCAACAGGAAGAATCTATATACAAAATGTTGATCATTGTAATTCACATAGTGCGTTTAATCCTAACATTGCTCCCATCAAACAATCTAATTTATGTTTAGAAATTACCTTACCTACATCTCCAATTCACGATATTTATGATCAAAAAGCTGAAATAGCTTTATGTACATTATCTGCATTTAATTTAGGTGCTATTAAACATTTAGAAGAATTAAAAGAATTATCTGACTTAATAGTAAGAGCTTTAGATGCAGTAATTGATTATCAAAAATATCCTATTTTTGCAGCTGAAAAAGGTGCAAAAAAAAGACGATCATTAGGTATTGGAGTAATTAATTTTGCATATTATTTAGCAAAAAATAATGTTCGATATTCCGATGGAAGTGCAAATAATCTAACACATAAAACTTTTGAATACATTCAATATTATTTATTACTTGCATCCTGCAATTTAGCAAAAGAAAAAGGACCTTGTGATTGGTTTAATCAAACAAATTATTATCAAGGTATATTACCTATTGATACTTATAAAAAACATATTGACTCTATATGTCATGAGCCATTACATTTAGATTGGAAAAAAATAAAAAACAAAATTAAAAAATATGGATTAAGAAATTCTACTCTATCAGCAATTATGCCATCAGAAACATCTTCACAAATTTCTAATGCTACAAATGGTATTGAACCACCTAGAAGCTGTATCACAATAAAAGCCTCAAAAGATGGTATGTTAAAACAAGTAATTCCAGAATATGAGAAATTAAAATCAAAATATGAATTTTTATGGGATATACCTAATAATATTGGATACTTAAGATTAGTAGGTATTATGCAAAAATTTATTGATCAATCAATATCTACAAATACTAATTATGACCCTAAAAAATTCCCAAATAATAAAATACCTATGAAAATTCTCTTACAAGATTTATTGATTTCTTATCAATTAGGATTAAAAACATTATATTATCAAAATACTCGAGATAGTTTTAAAGACCATAATAAATATCAAAATTTCAATGATAATGATGATTTTCACTGTTCAGGCGGTTCCTGTATACTTTAA
- the gyrA gene encoding DNA gyrase subunit A, producing the protein MKDLAREIKQVDIETELKSSYLDYAMSVIVGRALPDVRDGLKPVHRRILFAMKILNNDWNKPYKKSARVVGDVIGKYHPHGDTAVYEAIVRMAQSFSLRYTLIEGQGNFGSVDGDAAAAMRYTEIRMSKIAHELLYDLEKNTVKFSYNYDETEKIPDILPTRIPNLLINGSSGIAVGMATNIPPHNLNEVINACLAYINNKKISLKELMQYIPGPDFPTSGIINGKQGIENAYRTGKGKIYIRSRHKIEVHPKSRRESIIIYEIPYQVNKSKLIEKIAELVKNKKIEGIHALRDESDQDGMRIVIETKKNTIIEILLNQLYILTPMQISFGINMVALYHGQPKTMSLKNILKCFLSHRKNVITRRSIFELNKTRKKAHMLQGLTVALTNIDKIIQLIKTSNKTKYATTMLLNQEWEITEKISNIINLKNMQLLNIHKKNHNFENKKYQFTKQQVQSILELKLNKLTNLEYKKILQEYNTLIKKIKSLLYILNNNNNMIQVIKTELETIQNNFGDIRKTEIQNNDLDFNIEDIITKEDVVVTLSHSGYVKYQPLSDYEAQHRGGKGRSAAKTKEEDCIETLLITNTHDTILCFSNKGILYRIKVYQLPEASRHARGTPIINLIPLNKKERITAILNFNTFENNTNVFMSTSQGIVKKTSLSVFKKPRSTGIIAINLRNNDELIGASLTTGKNNIMLFSQKGKVVHFPEKEVRKMGRTASGVRGIKIDKDDKVVSLLVPQKNGEILTVTEHGYGKRTKIIQFPIKSRATKGIRSIKITKKNSIMISAIEVNENDQIIIITDAGTLVRTRVSEIRTLGRNTQGVILIRTSKQEKVVALQKISQNNKYIQ; encoded by the coding sequence ATGAAGGACCTTGCTAGAGAAATCAAACAGGTCGATATTGAAACAGAATTAAAATCTTCCTATTTAGATTATGCTATGTCAGTTATTGTGGGTCGAGCTTTACCTGATGTTCGAGATGGATTAAAACCAGTACATCGTAGAATACTATTTGCTATGAAAATATTAAATAATGATTGGAATAAACCATACAAAAAATCGGCACGAGTTGTAGGTGATGTAATAGGAAAATATCATCCCCACGGAGATACAGCAGTATATGAAGCAATAGTAAGAATGGCTCAATCATTTTCTTTGAGATATACCTTAATAGAAGGACAAGGTAATTTTGGATCAGTTGACGGTGATGCTGCAGCTGCTATGAGATATACAGAAATTAGAATGTCAAAAATAGCGCATGAATTATTATATGATCTAGAAAAAAATACTGTTAAATTTTCTTATAATTATGATGAAACAGAAAAAATACCAGATATCCTTCCAACAAGAATACCAAATTTATTAATTAATGGATCTTCTGGAATAGCAGTAGGTATGGCTACAAATATTCCTCCACATAATTTAAATGAAGTAATTAATGCATGTTTAGCATATATTAATAATAAAAAAATTTCATTGAAAGAATTAATGCAATATATACCTGGACCTGATTTTCCAACATCTGGTATAATTAATGGGAAACAAGGTATTGAAAATGCATATCGCACAGGAAAGGGTAAAATTTATATTCGATCTAGACATAAAATAGAAGTACATCCTAAAAGTCGACGAGAATCAATTATAATTTATGAAATTCCATATCAAGTAAACAAATCAAAATTAATTGAAAAAATTGCAGAATTAGTAAAAAATAAAAAAATCGAAGGAATACACGCTCTACGAGATGAATCTGATCAAGATGGTATGCGAATTGTTATAGAAACTAAAAAAAATACAATTATAGAAATATTATTAAATCAACTATATATATTAACACCTATGCAGATTTCTTTTGGTATTAACATGGTAGCATTATATCATGGACAACCAAAAACCATGTCTTTAAAAAATATTTTAAAATGTTTTTTATCACATCGTAAAAATGTCATTACCCGTCGAAGTATATTTGAACTCAATAAAACACGTAAAAAAGCACATATGCTACAAGGGTTAACTGTCGCATTAACAAATATTGATAAAATTATTCAATTAATTAAAACATCTAATAAAACAAAATATGCAACAACTATGTTACTAAATCAAGAATGGGAAATTACTGAAAAAATATCTAACATTATTAATTTAAAAAATATGCAATTGTTGAATATACACAAAAAAAATCACAATTTTGAAAATAAAAAATATCAATTTACAAAACAACAAGTACAATCTATTCTTGAACTAAAATTAAATAAATTAACTAATTTAGAATATAAAAAAATACTACAAGAATACAATACATTAATAAAAAAAATAAAATCATTATTATATATTTTAAATAATAATAACAATATGATTCAAGTCATTAAAACAGAATTAGAAACTATCCAAAATAATTTTGGAGATATAAGAAAAACTGAAATTCAAAATAATGATCTTGATTTTAATATTGAAGATATTATTACAAAAGAAGATGTAGTAGTTACATTATCTCATTCAGGATATGTAAAATATCAACCATTATCAGATTATGAAGCACAACATAGAGGAGGAAAAGGAAGATCAGCAGCTAAAACTAAAGAAGAAGATTGTATTGAAACTTTACTAATTACAAATACGCATGATACTATTTTATGTTTTTCTAATAAAGGAATATTATATAGAATTAAAGTATATCAACTTCCAGAAGCTAGTAGACATGCACGAGGCACACCTATTATTAATTTAATACCATTAAATAAAAAAGAAAGAATTACTGCAATACTAAATTTTAATACATTTGAAAATAATACAAATGTTTTTATGTCTACTTCACAAGGTATAGTAAAAAAAACTTCTTTAAGTGTATTTAAAAAACCACGTTCTACCGGAATAATTGCAATTAATTTACGAAATAATGATGAATTAATTGGAGCTTCATTAACTACTGGTAAAAATAATATTATGTTATTCAGCCAAAAAGGGAAAGTAGTACACTTTCCAGAAAAAGAAGTTCGAAAAATGGGAAGAACTGCATCTGGAGTAAGAGGTATAAAAATTGATAAAGATGATAAAGTTGTATCTTTATTAGTACCTCAAAAAAATGGAGAAATTTTAACTGTAACAGAACATGGATATGGTAAACGAACAAAAATTATACAATTTCCAATTAAATCAAGGGCTACTAAAGGAATAAGATCTATTAAAATAACAAAAAAAAATAGTATTATGATTAGCGCTATAGAAGTCAATGAAAATGACCAAATTATTATCATTACTGACGCAGGCACTTTAGTACGAACAAGAGTATCTGAAATAAGAACATTAGGAAGAAATACACAAGGTGTTATTTTAATTAGAACTTCTAAACAAGAAAAAGTTGTAGCATTACAAAAAATTTCTCAAAACAATAAATATATTCAATAA
- a CDS encoding DUF2076 domain-containing protein, translating to MKDTEKTMIENLFSRLKHTENKTPNRDQEAERIIHNLSSKQVNSIYYMVQTILVQESIIHKLNNQVKLLQNAQNDRNNKNTEFLSSKLGNNIFNTKKDDINSNYRNDNKGKYYSSDNKDYSTTKNSMLGGVSSFLGNAVQTAVGVAGGMVAGNMLTNLFNHDQSEKNIENNLLNTSYLDSNMVSSETDRDHLIDSELSNHINPDDSNLEYVEYQDSDMDDMIDDESFI from the coding sequence ATGAAAGATACAGAAAAGACAATGATAGAAAATTTATTTTCTAGATTAAAGCATACAGAAAATAAAACACCAAATCGTGATCAGGAAGCAGAAAGAATTATTCATAATTTATCATCTAAACAGGTTAATTCGATTTATTATATGGTTCAAACTATTTTAGTGCAAGAATCTATAATACATAAATTAAATAATCAAGTGAAGTTATTGCAAAACGCACAAAATGATAGAAATAATAAAAATACTGAATTTTTATCTAGTAAATTAGGTAATAATATTTTTAATACTAAAAAAGATGACATAAATTCTAATTATAGAAATGATAATAAGGGAAAATATTATTCTTCAGATAATAAGGATTATAGTACAACTAAAAATAGCATGCTTGGTGGAGTATCCAGTTTTTTAGGAAATGCTGTTCAAACTGCTGTAGGTGTTGCAGGTGGTATGGTAGCTGGTAATATGTTAACTAATTTATTTAATCATGATCAATCTGAAAAAAATATAGAAAATAATTTATTAAATACATCATATTTAGATTCTAATATGGTTTCTTCAGAAACTGATAGAGATCATTTAATAGATTCAGAATTATCAAATCATATAAATCCTGATGATAGTAATTTAGAATATGTTGAGTATCAAGATTCTGATATGGATGATATGATTGATGACGAAAGTTTTATTTAA
- a CDS encoding redoxin domain-containing protein has translation MTLVTQHAPNFIAPAILKDGTIINEFNLEQETKNKLVVLFFWPMDFTFVCPTEIISFNKLYNEFEKRETKIIGISRDSVFVHNAWKNTPIKQGGIGKIQYTMISDITGKIQNSYNIAHPTIGIALRASFLIDKNRIIRHQVVNDLPFGRNIQDMIRMIDAVTFHEKHGDVCPANWESGKESMTPSNAGLMKYFQNYQSV, from the coding sequence ATGACTTTAGTAACACAACATGCACCTAATTTTATTGCTCCTGCTATTTTAAAGGATGGTACTATCATCAATGAATTTAATTTAGAACAAGAAACAAAAAATAAGTTAGTAGTATTATTCTTTTGGCCTATGGATTTTACTTTTGTTTGTCCAACAGAAATTATTTCTTTTAACAAGTTATATAATGAATTTGAAAAACGTGAAACAAAAATAATTGGTATTTCACGTGATTCAGTATTTGTACATAATGCATGGAAAAATACACCTATAAAACAAGGTGGTATTGGTAAAATCCAATATACTATGATATCAGATATTACAGGAAAAATACAAAATTCTTATAATATTGCTCATCCAACCATAGGTATTGCATTAAGAGCATCTTTTTTAATTGATAAAAATAGAATTATTAGACATCAAGTAGTAAATGATTTACCTTTTGGTAGAAACATACAAGATATGATACGAATGATAGATGCAGTTACTTTCCATGAAAAACATGGTGATGTTTGTCCTGCAAATTGGGAGTCAGGTAAAGAAAGCATGACACCTTCTAATGCAGGATTAATGAAATATTTTCAGAATTATCAATCAGTATAA
- the ung gene encoding uracil-DNA glycosylase — MENLVINWKKIFTYQKQILSNILLKVTKERITKVVYPDKNDVFNAFYLTPFNNIKVVIIGQDPYYHKNQAHGLSFSVRPGCNIPGSLKNIYKELMCDLSLCKSYCFNGCLSHWAKQGVLLLNTILTVEEGKPRSHLNLGWQDFTDNIIFYINKYLKGVIFVLWGKDAQKKINIIDINRHYILTASHPSPFSAHLGFFGCRHFSKINKILLDQEYDPIIW, encoded by the coding sequence ATGGAAAATTTAGTGATAAATTGGAAAAAAATATTTACATATCAAAAACAAATATTATCAAACATTTTATTAAAAGTTACTAAAGAACGTATAACAAAAGTAGTATATCCTGATAAAAATGATGTATTTAATGCTTTTTATTTAACGCCTTTTAATAATATAAAAGTAGTAATAATTGGTCAGGATCCATATTATCATAAAAATCAAGCTCATGGATTATCTTTTTCTGTACGTCCTGGTTGTAATATACCTGGTTCTTTAAAAAATATTTATAAAGAATTAATGTGTGATTTGTCTCTTTGTAAATCTTATTGTTTTAATGGTTGTTTATCACATTGGGCTAAACAAGGAGTGTTGTTATTAAATACTATTTTAACTGTTGAAGAAGGTAAACCTAGATCTCATTTAAATTTAGGATGGCAAGATTTTACGGATAATATTATTTTTTATATTAATAAATATTTAAAAGGGGTTATTTTTGTATTATGGGGTAAAGATGCTCAAAAAAAAATTAATATTATAGATATTAATCGACATTATATTTTAACTGCATCACATCCATCACCTTTCTCAGCACATTTAGGATTTTTTGGGTGTCGTCATTTTTCTAAAATTAATAAAATTTTATTAGATCAAGAATATGATCCAATTATTTGGTAA